In Suncus etruscus isolate mSunEtr1 chromosome 2, mSunEtr1.pri.cur, whole genome shotgun sequence, the genomic stretch agtgatgctgaggggttacacctggctatgcactcacaaattgcccttggcttggggaaccatatgggatgccaggggatcgaactgtggtctgtcctaggttagctcgccactgctccagcccctgactttCTAATTATTACATTTAGTATGATATCTTCCATTCTTGCATCCTTGTTGCAGTGAATTTATTTCATTGTCCCTTATAGTTATATAGTGTTcatttgtgtatatattatatcttaTGACTTACTTATTATTGTTGGACACCTACGTTGATTCTGTATTTTAGCTTTTGTATTAAATACTGCAATTAGTAATGGTTTGCATATGTCCTTGTGAATGAACATCTTTGTGTCATGGAGGTAGATACCCAGAAGTAAAATTGCTGAATTATGTTAGTTgaatttttagtttactgagaTATTTCTCACTACTTTCCAAAAAGGATGAACAAGATAACATTtacaagcagtgaatgagcatTCCTTTTCACCATAACCTTGTCACAAATtgctcccagtatttttgatatgtgtcattcttACTAGGGTGAGATGACAATTATAatgtatattctattttataaccTTTATGAGAGCATTTCAGAAAAATACCAAGTTCTATATATaccataatattaaaaaatatcaattgagtgactaattttaataaatatatgtgtgtgcctTTTCTTCATTACATAAGACTAATTTTtgttatacaataaaaataaacaataaaattaacaataaacaataaaataagcaataacaataaacaattaaataaaaataaataaaatttaatttaattaaaattttaaatttaaaatttaatttaaattaaaaaaaattaaattaaaaaatcaaaaataaataaaaataaacaataaaatttaaaaataaatagcaactaAAATTACCTAAATACAATGAAgataaaatgacaataatttataagttttattatttcactgtgtaatgataaatataaaaatgacaggTATGTAAAATATGATTTGATTGACTATAGACATAATGTATTTTTAGGGATAAAATGAGTTCAGTGTTATCAAAaccacatttattaaaaatatatgtataagatGAATTCAATTTAGTTACAACTTCTCAGTTTTTGATAAAAAATCATTCTAAGTTACTAGAAATGAATAGCTGAATGATGCTCAATAATTTGAGGAAGAAGAGTAATGTAAAATTGATTTATAAGAATTAAAATAGCTTATTATTTAATAGATATTATTCAAAGacattatgttgagtaaaataatcaatgtttttcattttcatgaGTTCACTTACATGATCATCAGAAAAAAGCAAATTAAGGGGATTAAAACACATATCACTGGTACTAAAATTGGAGAATGAGAGGGATTTATTAGCTACAAAGGGGCACAAGTGAATTGGAGTGAATGATGAAACTCTCCTCTATAGTAATAGCATTGTCAAGAAGAACTCAAAAATTTTTATGATCCTCTTTCATGACCTTACTCTAACCCTTTTTCCCTGATAGGGCTTCCTCTGGAGAAGCTCCAGTCATCTTGAGCCTTGTACTAACACCACCTTTAGAGCCTTATACGACCTCAGTTCTTTTGTCCACAAAGTCAATCTAGGAATAATGTTTTAGGGATAGTGACAAATCCCATCTGATTTTATTACCTCCAAACATTCATTGCCAGCTCCCCACACACCATACCTACCTGCTTTAAAATAGAAGGCAGTGAGAAAGGAAGTAAATGGAGGAAAGCAGAAGGTTGTACTTGCTAATAATAATGAGCACTCAACTAAAACATTTTGTGAGGTGTCATTGTATGAATTTCCAGGTACAGATGATAGAAGTAAATAGTGACCATGATagcaattataaaaaattatgaattaaaatatcCTAAATAGCAATAAATgctaatgatattttaattaattctaaGGTAATTTACTCATTAGTTCATTTGTTCAAATCATGTAAAGAAGAATTGgaaataagatttaaatttacACCTTCCAAACTCAATCTGTTTTTTTCACCCACTGTGAGAAAAATGAGGTTTATAGGTTTACTATTGCAATTCTATGTTATTAAtgagaatttaaatatattaagagcTCATTTATCTATAATGATTAAACAAATGCCATCTACAAAGCGTGCATTGAGTTTATATGTCtagttcttattttcttaatGGCAGCTTTCACCTCTTGATTTCTCAATGTATAAATCATAGGATTTAATAGAGGTGTAAATATTGTATAAAACACAGAGAGAATTTTATCTACATTGTATCTGCTGAAGGGCCATACATAGATAAAGACACATGGGGCAAAGAACAGAGTCACAACTGTGATATGTGCAGAGAGAGTAGAGAAGGCCTTAGACGAACTACCAGCAGCTCGATGTCTAACTGAGTATATGATGATTGTGTAGGAGATAAGCAAAAGGATGAAGCAGATCAGGGACAGAAGACCACTGTCAGCAATGACCAGGAGTTGTATCACATAAGTGTCCTTGCAGGCAAGTTTGATCACCAATGGAAGATCACAAAAAAAGCTGTCTATGATATTGGGACCACAGAAAGGTAAATTTATCATGAAAGCCATTTGACTAGATGAGTGCAAAAATCCAACTGTATAGGAGGATAGTATTAGCCCAAGAAGCACCCGTGGGTTCATAATGGTCAGATAATGGAGGGGTTTGCATATGGCAACATACCTGTCTATTGCCATGGCTACAAGCAACATCATCTCACTCCCACCTAGGAGATGCATGAAGAACATCTGAGAATAACATCCCCACCAGGAAATGGTCTTCTTTACTCTTAGGAAATCCACAATCATTTTAGGGGTAGCAAAGGAAGCCAAGATCATATCAATACACGAGAGATTAATAAGCAGAAAATACATTGGTGTTTGAAGATGAGAGTCAAAGGCGACTGTGACCAAGATAAGAAGATTTCCTAGTACAATCCCAATATAAACTACCAGAAATCCCAGAAAGAATAAAATCTGAATATTCCGAGATTTGGAAAGTCCAAGCAAAATAAATTCTGTTACCACTGAATAGTTTGCCTTTTCCATTACAACAATTTTAATCCATTACAATCAAATTGAGTGATAACAATGAGTGgtgatattattttaaagcaaaaatggTTTATGTAGATGTACAACTTTTATTACAAACACTTGTTATTTTTGACAAATTTTGTGATCAGTCATTTGCTAAATGACTCAGAGAAGTATATCAAATAGTAGAATTCATAATTTGCATCtctggaagaaaaataagaaaaatagttcaTTAAACATATACCATTAATATTACCACAGTTAGCTAAGCTACTTATGGACAtcataaaataaatgactaattTTGACAGTTAAGTTTCATAATCaggaataatatttttttgtttttgtttttgggccacacctggttatgctcaggggttacacctagctctgcactcagaaatcactcctagcttggaggaccatatgaaatttgggggattgaaccgtggtcagtcctaggacagccacgtgcaaggcaaatgccctaccactgtgctactgctctagcccctaatcaggaattattttttaaatcaagatcAGTAAAACTAGTTTTGTTACAATCATGagttatataataattttgaattatgataAAAGAActgtatttcaaaaaaaaaagcatgttaagtgtttttgtttgtttttggaccacatccagtgacacttaaggtttactcctgactctgcactcaggaattatttctggaaggctcaggggacctatggggctccagggatcaaatcccatTGACTGAGAGCTAGGCAAAccctctacctgctatactatctctccaaccactgTTAAGAAGTTTTTATAAGCAAAAGAAACTCaggctaaaattaaaagtcatACTACTGTTTGGGAGAAGATATTACAGACAGTACAAAAGACTAACAGATTAACAAAATCTATAAAGTATTCACAAAGCACAGGAacaaataaacatctaatccatAAACAATGTAGAGAAGAGATAGATACTTCCTTAGAAGGACATATGCTAGTCTTTAAACAAAAAAGTGTTCATTATCGCCTAGTATAAGGGAAACctgaattaaaataacaatgaggcaTTACCCACACTCACTAAGAATggtataacttaaaaaaataaacaaataaaaataaagcaaatgtacAGGTGGATGTCAAAATAAGAATCCTTATTTattgttggtaaaaaaaaaatgtcagtctgATCCAGATCCtacggaaaaaaaaaatgaatctccTACTTGACCTTGCTGTCCCACTTTTAGATGAGACacagaaatacaaaaacattgatttaaaaaatttatttacacCCATGTTTATTACAGCTCTTTGTACAATAATCAGGATATGCAAGCATCTCAGATGTCTAAGcacagatgaataaataaatgtacacacaataaatatattccatacacaatggattactatAAATCATAAGATATAATAAATCATGAAGTTTGCATGGAATTGAAAGGTATAAAGTTGAGCCAAGTTAGCCAGAGGTAGAAGCCATACAGTATgatgatctcattcatttataattatagaaaataatacaagaatATAGATAATGTCAACTCATAATAAATATTGGATATTGGATTTCAGACATGAGATGCTTGGTTGGGAAAACAGGTGTAGGGAAACACTTAGATTACCTGTAAGTAACACAAGAAAATATCTGAAGGTTCTGAAAACAAGATGTGACCAACAGAAATAACAGTATGTACCCAAGCCATAGGTGTCAATCAACAAATAATGTAGGGTAAGTGAAGAAATGTTGGGCCAGAAGATACATAGAGATGGTTTGTTTGGAAGGCCACTGAAAACTTCACTAGCATTTGTGGACGATAACTTTTTGCATAAATGCCACAAATATTAACATCATTGTAACactattttctatataataaaaataaagttaaattagtatataaaatgcaatgtatttattaaataggTCAATTTTATAGCATATGAATTAAATctcaataaaactgaaaataaatatggaTTGTAAACAAACTAGCCTTACAGTATCTTAAAAATTGAACTTCATCTATAATTAgttcaaaaatgtgtttttacaAAACTACCTCAGGTAATAAAGTATTGACTTCATtgttataaaacattaaattacatgaagaatatataattattcatttttatgtctaGAAAGGTTTCAGTTTTATGCCCAATTATTTATAGAGACATATTGAAATACATATTTGAATCTAGATTAAATCAGTTGTGTAGAGACAAAAGAGTTAATATAGGAATTaattatttgccttgtatgtggcagaccctggttcaattctctgcaTTGAACACAGTCTGCCATATATCACTGGGTACAACCCTTGTGCTTGCACCATTCTTGTGGGTGTCCTGAGAAATTTCCAGAACCACTAAGTACAAGCAACATTGCATCCTTCTCCCCTGGCCCATTATTGAACTGTTGGTCTGATTAGCCAATAATCCCTGAAAAAGACCCCTTGGACTCCTAAGCATGAACAAAACTATGAAACTCTCCTCCTAAAATTAAATGAACTGTACAGAAAAAACAttcaaagaaattgaaatttgATTCATTGCTATTTATCCAAAGTGAAATTGAATATTGAAGTAGCAGTTTAAAACAGAAGTAGGTATctctaaaataattgttttaaaatgtaattattttgtagttttcttttgccttacttttgttttggtttaaggCCCCATCaaatgatgctcaaggattacttggGCAATGGTGTtctagggtcattcctggtggtgcttgagaaatCAGGTAGTGTTGGGATTAAACCTATATTTCCTGCATACATTCTTCTAACTCATAGAGCAATCTCTTGTGTCCTCATCtaatttgtctttaaatattttatgctaatagataaaattaaaatatatattatagaataaaatgaaaattattagaatttaCTTTCTagataatttataagaaaaaatcaaatactcatTTTGGATATATATTACTGTATATGTTTATACGCAATTTATGTACTTTTAAGTTTATGTGGTTTTATTAAATTAACTGTTCAAGTTATATGCAGCTATTTTCCTGAAGCTTATAGTTTAATAACTATTCATGCAAAACACATAGAAATTTATAACTTTATAGCTATATGAAATTCAccttatatgtgatatataatacAATCTTCACACATAGTAATTTTTTAGGAATTTAACATTACTTGATTTATCAGTTCTTAAATTTTCACAGGATTTCAATCAAGTTTCTCTCAGGTTTTCATTCATCTTATAATCCAATAATTCTTATTAACATTAAAAATTCAACTTAAGGTgttaagagagatagtatagcaggaaaggtTCTTACCTTATATGTCcaaactgggtttaatctccatATGTTTTCTTAAGCCctccaaaaatgattcctgagtacagtacCTAAGCACTATAGTGTGTGTCCTTAAAACAAAGCACAACAAAAAGTTAtacttatatttctataaaacatATTTCCCATTGATTTCTACATATTTCTCTATCCCAACCAGTCTTactgtttcctttccttttatttaaaataagttaaacaaAATTCTCTGTCTACATACCATATTCTTCATAGAACCTCAATGACTGTTATACAGTAAACATCcctatatataaaattcaagatTTTTAATCTATGTATGATGCTTATTGTGTATTCTACCATTCATTACTTTCTAGGTATATTAtgtattttaactataaaattccAAAAAACATGCATTATTAGAACATAATTTGTTCTAATACTAGTCTTTCACTTTTAGTCTATTGGTTCTtccctaaataattttattaaattattatattctcAAAGAAACACCATAAAAGATATCAGTAAAGTGAGTAAATTGTAgaccttaataaaaattttaaagtgtcaTCATATGGAGGCTAATGATAAGGGAGACTTTGGTACCAAATAATATTTTGCTCTattcttctttgtatttttgttgcatACATGCAGTAATCTATGATATTTCCTTtaagtgatatatttttttttgttttttgggtcacaccccagtgagtcctggctctgggctcagaaatcactcctggcaggcacaggagattatatgggatgccaggattcgaatcaccatccatgctggatcggctgcatgcaaggcaaacagcccaccattgtgctatctctctggcttagggatattttttatttataaagttttagTCTTAAACTTTGgagttttaaaattttccttaggCTATAGAATATAggacaagaaagaaagataaagaaggagaaaaaaattgtttacaaAGATCAATTCAATTGCCTACCTGTCATTCTGTCTATATAGtttttaactgtgaaaaactgtcaAAAGTTTCTGAGATGGCTCAGTATAAAAAGAGATGAGAATTttgaaatatacattttaagcTCTGATTAATACACACATGCagttaatgtatttaaaaaacaattaagtTGAAACTTATAGGATATAATGGACATCAAAATATGGTAAGACAAAGAAAAGTTTCACTTAATAACACTTATTAATCATATATaggtatttttcattaaaattcatactttatttataaacttaataacttagatattaaataaaaatgatagcttAGTTAAATTTCACAAAACTCATGTTCTTATCCAGACACTCCCAAGAACATGCagtgacatttttaaaaagaaaaagaaaaaaatcaatcattGGATTTTATGGTTTTATAAGCACAGGGGaataatacatttttgaaaacaaaagtgtataattatttttcaaattattactCTGCTCTAAACTTAAAATCGTACAACATTTTAATCAGTAAGATATTGACCTGAAGGATATTGACATGGGAACTATTTAGcagattgaaaataaaattaattgaattgTATTAAATCATAGTGAACTTAATAATTCAATTTACCTATTTGATACCTTAAAATGAGAAGATGTTTGCCAATTGGAATAATAACTGCCTTCCAGAATTCTACCATATTTTTCAATGTCTAAGTGACTTTCATATCTGATTTTACCTTTACTATGTTACCAAAAAACAACTTACAGGTATGTtgctatattgttttattttatgttaagcaTTCTGATACTTACCAACACTACAGAGTGTTTCAGAACATTTCTTGATCAAAGCATGCTGAAACATCATAACTTATCTCTTCAAATCTAAAAAACGGTATTAacttatatatgacatatatgtttactttttctgaaaaaaatcataGAGTGGTAATAAAGAAACAACCTATTTTGATAACTAACAATACCCAACTGATGATCAAATTCCAATGGGAATAATTAAGGATGCAATGTTGCTTCCAtgtattacaaaaaagaaaattcttcttGGGCATTGAGTAATTATATATTGGTAAGTTTTCTTATAGTCAACAGCTaacatttactatgcctatgcaaaagaagaagaagaagaagaagaagaagaagaagaagaagaagaagaagaagaagaagaagaagaagaagaagaagaagaagaagaagaagaagaaaaaacacaaaaccttgccacaccagccctccttttttttttgttctttgttttttgttttgttttttgtttttgttctcttgGTTAGTGTTTTGTTGTTATCTTTGTTGCTCTGatgctttttttgtagttgatggttttgttttttgtttgatttgtgtgtgtgtgtttgtgtgtgtgtgtgtttggttgttttcttcttttaaattgatatttataacctctagacagaatcctctcatttcttttccttttctttttttttttgttctttttttttttcaaacagaaccacataacttaaatcatcttgttctgcctcataaattgaggggagaaataaatggatggtaccaggaccaaacaggtgtatgaacattgagtagaaataaaaaatgatcagacttaaacaccaaaatcaaagtcaacaacaactgAATTAATactcagtctacaacaagctatacagaaaGGGGactagttatactagcagtccagagggcaaagtaagggaatatgggatgcatgctgggaacaggagtggacagagaacaacattgatggtgggaatgctcctgattcaatattatgtaccttaaaaatgTTGTGTACCTTAAAAAAACCCATCATTGGTCTGTATCTCTAGTACTAAAGAGTATGAACtataaaaacataacatttaatGCATGCTAACATTAGGCCTACCGCTACTATAGACATAGTAGGGCTATAACAAATTCAGAAGACCTAAAGATATATAATAGGGACATTGAATTTCCTCCTATTtccccattcccaccaccagctcCAAGAAACTTTTCTATTAATTAgctcactttctctttttaattgtccactgaaaaatatatttacccAGTAATAGTAACCAAAATTTAGTCCCTGGTATTTAAACTAACAAATgcttcaaatttttttgttttcaatgtaACCTGTAATTTTatagtcatttttctttaatgttagtttttaatttatataacattGGAATTCTTTTAATTTGAACATATATAGAAAGCAAGATAAATTTTATTGCTGTGCTTTTTGAAACATGAGATTTCTGTAGCTGTaactttattattgttgtttgtttgttaaatactttttattatgaccagcatgaattacaaatctttcacagtaatatttgagatacatagtggcattgaatcagaggtattcttaccaccagtgttgtcttccctccaccccagttcccagcattctctttctttgttcccTGACTGCTAGAATAACTTGTCCCCTCTGTGtacagcttgttgaagattgtTTATCAATTCCATTGTCATTTACATTGGATTTATTATTTAAGTCTGAGCCttttaaatttctactcaatattcatatgaccgcttggttctggtaccatccattttctccctcaatttatgagacagaacaagatgagtCAATTATGTGGTtcagtttgaaaaaataaaaaaaaaagaaaaagaagaaaaacataacaacaaaaaagcaagaaaactaaaaagagaaaagataaaaactacagcagaaacaaaataaacaaaaccaaaaaaaaagaaacaaaaatcaaacaaaagaccaaaaccagcaactagaataaagcaccacagcaacaaatacaataaccaaataataaccatgagaataaaagaaaaaaaaaagaagagaaaagaaaagaggaagaagtgcTTGTGTGgcaagatgttttttgtttttgttttttagtttgtttttgtttttgcataggcacactaaatattgtagaaattagaaaaggaattcccttggcctaaaagatgcagggattctctgcccttgaaacatacttttatgggaataactacaggctccatacatgctccaTTTCACACCtaaggactttttatggtgccaggaaactttccactgaGTTGTGGATGGTAGAATCAgacctctaactagagatcttggtatttgcacaagtcataagATGAAGCAgaggatagagtttttctttactgttctagcagttctgttccatcactgttgttgtaatcagtcttctgtaactggtggtctttgtttttgcacagatcctaagacgaagcctagggtagtctttgattatgtttccagaagatctgctctgtcacagttgtcgaagtcaaacctctggaattagagatcttggttattgtacaaatcctacgccaaagcctaggctagggtctttatTTTTGGTCCCAggttaagttctgcccagttgttaaagtcagtcttctgtaactagcgatcttggtttttgcacagatcaaaggatgctgtgtcttctgatttcatcttaccattaggtaatTAGATAGGACAACCTACTCTTTGATCAAGttcttgccatttcctcattgtcaggatgtcatatcaaaactggtgcaagttggtactAAAGTGATATTAGGAGTTTCCCACTGGTAATTTGGTTCCTGATGCTGTCTGTTCTCTGTCGGGGCTCTAGGGCTCGGGATTGGACAGTAATAGTCTGATCTCATGGAGTCTAAATAAGGtacacatgacacatgttcagggtgggtgGCGCCCCTGTATTAAAAAgctttatgggttcttatccctagtaataagaacttgtttctgtacataaaatttccccttttttaatcctggcaaataagattcaatgcctcattaagaagattatccactacaatcaagtaggtttcatcccaggaatgcaaggatggtttaacatccataaagcTATCaacatcagggcccggagagacagcacagcagtgtttgccttgcaagcagccgatccaggaccaaagatggttggttcgaatc encodes the following:
- the LOC126001397 gene encoding olfactory receptor 4K13, which encodes MEKANYSVVTEFILLGLSKSRNIQILFFLGFLVVYIGIVLGNLLILVTVAFDSHLQTPMYFLLINLSCIDMILASFATPKMIVDFLRVKKTISWWGCYSQMFFMHLLGGSEMMLLVAMAIDRYVAICKPLHYLTIMNPRVLLGLILSSYTVGFLHSSSQMAFMINLPFCGPNIIDSFFCDLPLVIKLACKDTYVIQLLVIADSGLLSLICFILLLISYTIIIYSVRHRAAGSSSKAFSTLSAHITVVTLFFAPCVFIYVWPFSRYNVDKILSVFYTIFTPLLNPMIYTLRNQEVKAAIKKIRTRHINSMHAL